The proteins below are encoded in one region of Candidatus Binatia bacterium:
- the rplS gene encoding 50S ribosomal protein L19: protein MNTLEQLEAEQSKKAVVDLRPGETVRVHVKVVEGEKERTQVFEGIVIRISGKGSRATFTVRKISYGIGVERIFPFHSPRVDKVEVVSRGKVRRAKLYYLRERSGKGARLYEEEG, encoded by the coding sequence ATGAATACCCTGGAGCAGCTCGAAGCCGAGCAGAGCAAAAAAGCAGTCGTGGACTTGAGGCCGGGAGAGACCGTGCGGGTGCACGTGAAAGTCGTCGAGGGCGAAAAAGAGCGGACCCAGGTTTTCGAAGGAATCGTGATTCGAATATCGGGCAAAGGCAGCCGCGCCACTTTTACCGTTCGCAAAATTTCCTACGGCATCGGCGTCGAGCGCATCTTCCCCTTCCATTCGCCTCGCGTCGACAAGGTCGAAGTGGTTTCGCGCGGAAAAGTCCGCCGCGCCAAGCTCTACTATCTCAGGGAAAGATCGGGCAAGGGCGCGCGGCTTTACGAAGAGGAAGGTTGA
- the trmD gene encoding tRNA (guanosine(37)-N1)-methyltransferase TrmD produces the protein MLKFTVITLFPPMFESPLGHSILKKAQEKGLISVRLVDPRDYTTDKHRTVDDAPYGGGQGMVMKPEPLVAAIEDAKKKLDRPRVILLSPQGKLFDQAEAQRLSREKELVLVCGRYEGVDERVKDFVDEELSVGDYTLSGGELPAMVVIDAVARLIPGVLGNLKSPEEESFSDGLLEYPQYTRPEEYRGVKVPEVLLSGDHERIQNWRREMSLKLTQERRPDLISKAGVRAEEKNIPRSTPARVYIALLHHPVYDKNGEVVTTAVTNMDIHDIARAAKTYGLKKFYVVTPVKALQKLSLKIIAHWEEGYGAEYNHTRKEALALAQVKDTVDDAILDVERECGVKPRLVVTSARAGKNRTSFAQLRNMLKVSPAPFLLLLGTGWGLTEEILAQSDTILEPIEGGTNYNHLSVRSAAAIILDRLLGTD, from the coding sequence ATGTTGAAGTTTACGGTAATAACTTTATTTCCGCCCATGTTCGAATCTCCTCTGGGCCACAGCATTTTGAAAAAGGCCCAGGAGAAGGGTTTGATCTCCGTGCGACTCGTCGATCCGCGCGACTACACGACGGACAAACATCGCACGGTGGACGACGCTCCTTACGGCGGCGGGCAGGGAATGGTGATGAAGCCCGAGCCGCTGGTCGCGGCGATCGAGGACGCGAAAAAGAAACTGGACCGGCCGCGGGTCATTCTGCTCAGCCCGCAAGGAAAATTATTCGATCAGGCCGAAGCGCAAAGGCTCTCCCGGGAAAAAGAGCTGGTGCTGGTCTGCGGCCGCTACGAGGGCGTGGATGAGCGGGTTAAAGATTTTGTCGACGAAGAATTGTCCGTCGGTGATTATACTCTCTCCGGCGGCGAGCTGCCCGCGATGGTCGTGATCGATGCGGTGGCGCGTTTGATCCCCGGCGTCCTGGGAAATTTGAAGTCGCCGGAAGAGGAATCATTTTCCGACGGCCTGCTGGAGTATCCGCAATACACCCGGCCGGAAGAATATCGCGGCGTGAAAGTCCCGGAGGTGCTTCTCTCCGGCGACCACGAGCGGATACAGAACTGGCGCCGGGAAATGAGCCTCAAGCTCACGCAGGAACGCCGGCCAGATCTTATCAGCAAAGCGGGAGTTCGCGCGGAAGAAAAAAACATTCCTCGTTCCACGCCGGCCCGCGTGTACATCGCTCTCCTCCATCATCCCGTCTATGACAAGAACGGCGAAGTCGTCACCACGGCGGTGACGAACATGGACATTCACGACATCGCCCGCGCGGCGAAAACCTACGGCCTGAAAAAATTTTATGTCGTGACCCCGGTCAAGGCGCTGCAAAAATTATCGCTCAAAATCATCGCCCATTGGGAGGAAGGCTACGGCGCCGAATACAACCACACGCGCAAGGAGGCGCTGGCGCTGGCGCAAGTGAAGGATACCGTGGACGACGCGATCCTCGACGTGGAGCGGGAGTGCGGCGTCAAGCCGCGGCTCGTCGTGACCTCGGCCCGCGCGGGGAAAAACCGCACCTCTTTCGCTCAACTCAGGAACATGTTAAAGGTAAGCCCTGCGCCTTTTTTGCTCCTCCTCGGCACCGGGTGGGGCCTAACCGAAGAAATCCTGGCGCAATCCGACACCATCCTCGAGCCGATCGAGGGCGGAACAAACTACAATCACCTGTCGGTCCGCTCCGCGGCGGCAATTATTTTAGACCGGCTGTTGGGAACGGATTAG
- a CDS encoding polymer-forming cytoskeletal protein: MKEDRKDPSFLEEQPRLVLQQGAAVSGKLVFDLPVKIDGRFKGEVKAGVLLVLGPHAEVAANISAGQLRIEGSLVGRVRVDGWIEILSGGRFQGEIEAGKLKIHSGGVFEGKGEIRASQPSSS, translated from the coding sequence ATGAAAGAAGACCGCAAGGATCCGTCGTTTTTGGAAGAACAGCCGCGACTTGTGCTGCAACAGGGCGCGGCGGTTTCCGGGAAACTCGTTTTCGATCTGCCGGTGAAAATCGACGGACGCTTCAAAGGAGAGGTGAAGGCCGGCGTGCTGCTCGTGCTCGGTCCCCACGCGGAGGTCGCGGCGAATATATCGGCCGGCCAACTGCGCATCGAGGGCAGTCTGGTTGGCAGGGTTCGAGTCGATGGATGGATCGAAATCCTGTCCGGAGGCCGTTTTCAGGGCGAGATCGAGGCGGGAAAACTCAAGATCCATTCAGGCGGCGTGTTCGAAGGGAAGGGCGAGATCCGCGCTTCTCAACCTTCCTCTTCGTAA